A genomic stretch from Borrelia sp. P9F1 includes:
- a CDS encoding DUF3890 domain-containing protein — translation MQDNSNLEVIHGRILELLKLDTNALSLPSFTNYIRLLEDILVTKKLDFASLSLNTSFLLIYYFIGCQLIKRGELTGFTFNRIKSERLGEMSVEYSDPARNNDIDSKDFCNSFGELLEDLTGQGKSRPKVLGAIP, via the coding sequence ATGCAAGATAATAGTAACCTAGAAGTAATACACGGTCGTATTTTAGAGCTTTTAAAGTTAGATACAAATGCATTATCTTTACCAAGTTTTACAAATTATATTCGTCTCCTAGAAGATATTCTTGTAACAAAGAAATTAGATTTCGCAAGTTTAAGCTTAAATACATCATTTCTTCTTATTTACTATTTCATAGGATGCCAGCTTATTAAGAGAGGAGAGCTTACAGGATTCACTTTCAATAGAATTAAATCAGAACGATTAGGAGAGATGTCAGTAGAGTACTCAGATCCTGCTCGCAATAATGATATTGATAGTAAGGATTTTTGCAACTCCTTTGGCGAATTATTAGAAGATCTAACTGGACAAGGCAAGAGTAGACCAAAGGTCTTAGGAGCTATACCATGA
- a CDS encoding DUF1506 family protein — MSKALDNLSAAAGRIIGHFAQELFLYKGVVSKDETYKTVGKTHLRTDPVQFTGSLSSLSGAELDNLFSIGIRDFTSYLKLYTTATDLDINPEDLISINGQFYLIETVRAHTRAGIFYLDMIIREEAWE; from the coding sequence ATGAGTAAAGCTTTGGATAACTTGAGTGCAGCTGCGGGTAGAATAATTGGCCACTTTGCACAAGAATTATTCCTCTACAAAGGAGTGGTAAGCAAAGATGAAACTTATAAAACGGTAGGCAAGACCCACTTGCGCACAGATCCTGTACAGTTTACAGGAAGCTTAAGTTCATTAAGCGGAGCAGAATTAGATAATCTTTTCAGTATAGGGATTCGTGACTTTACCTCTTATCTTAAGCTATATACAACCGCCACAGACTTAGACATAAATCCAGAAGATTTAATAAGCATTAATGGACAATTTTATTTAATTGAAACTGTCCGTGCACATACAAGAGCAGGAATTTTCTACCTTGACATGATTATAAGGGAAGAAGCATGGGAATGA
- a CDS encoding DUF764 family protein, with product MLIDLHKTPTYIFKILEMFASYLKERKAIDIELVNIINHPYLEDINTSSSNVVAIKIIDYGGLGDRELRSGSFYDSVNEYELTMSLYFMCFANPRERIDQIDLLNRITMIYQEYNSFLHNTSNIFKFSKKVDEEHTLKIKYILKHIGRLTIQEPVTIKSKYSNKAISSNIITKVNIQVIEEKIN from the coding sequence ATGCTAATAGATTTACACAAGACACCTACGTATATCTTTAAAATTTTGGAAATGTTTGCTTCTTATTTAAAGGAAAGGAAAGCAATTGACATTGAACTTGTAAATATCATAAATCATCCATACCTAGAAGATATTAATACAAGCAGTAGCAATGTCGTTGCTATTAAGATTATAGATTATGGCGGGCTGGGAGATCGTGAACTCAGGAGTGGAAGTTTTTATGACAGTGTTAATGAGTATGAGCTTACAATGAGCCTATATTTTATGTGCTTTGCAAATCCTAGAGAACGGATAGACCAAATTGACTTACTCAATAGAATAACTATGATCTACCAAGAATATAATTCATTCCTTCATAACACGTCAAACATTTTCAAATTCAGTAAGAAAGTAGATGAGGAGCATACATTAAAGATTAAGTACATCTTAAAACACATTGGACGACTTACTATTCAAGAGCCTGTTACGATTAAGAGCAAATACAGTAATAAGGCAATCTCTAGCAATATTATTACAAAAGTTAATATTCAAGTTATTGAAGAAAAAATTAATTAG